One Halobacterium zhouii genomic region harbors:
- a CDS encoding 6-hydroxymethylpterin diphosphokinase MptE-like protein, with amino-acid sequence MEFDDWEPVYEEILADFGYDRAGDERARDVLAEYVDPFDVSRLNCTGKTVAIAGGASSLTDDDELEVAASADAVFAASTSVDVLGDAGITVDLMVTDLDKNPGTARRLTESGTPVAAHAHGDNVTAVREHIPTFERENVCGTTQAAPVERVANYGGFTDGDRAAFLADHCGAAELVFPGWDFDDPGVGPEKARKLGWAERLLYWLEGRRGERFGVLDGRRRGIDPV; translated from the coding sequence ATGGAGTTCGACGACTGGGAGCCGGTGTACGAGGAGATACTCGCCGACTTCGGCTACGACCGGGCGGGCGACGAGCGCGCCCGGGATGTGCTCGCGGAGTACGTCGACCCGTTCGACGTTTCGCGTCTCAACTGCACCGGGAAGACGGTGGCAATCGCCGGTGGCGCGTCGTCGCTCACGGACGACGACGAACTCGAAGTCGCGGCCAGCGCCGACGCCGTGTTCGCGGCCTCGACGTCTGTAGACGTACTCGGTGACGCTGGCATCACGGTCGACCTGATGGTGACTGACCTCGACAAGAACCCCGGCACTGCCCGCCGGCTCACCGAGTCCGGAACGCCGGTCGCGGCGCACGCCCACGGCGACAACGTGACGGCAGTCCGCGAACACATCCCGACGTTCGAGCGCGAGAACGTCTGCGGAACGACGCAGGCAGCACCGGTCGAGCGCGTGGCGAACTACGGCGGATTCACGGACGGCGACCGGGCGGCGTTCCTCGCGGACCACTGTGGCGCCGCCGAACTCGTGTTTCCGGGCTGGGACTTCGACGACCCGGGCGTCGGCCCCGAGAAGGCCCGGAAACTCGGGTGGGCCGAGCGACTGCTGTACTGGCTGGAGGGGCGGCGCGGCGAGCGGTTCGGCGTGCTAGACGGCCGGCGGCGCGGCATCGACCCGGTGTAG
- a CDS encoding quinone oxidoreductase family protein, giving the protein MKGVEVTEFGDADVLDVVEHDQPEPGPGEVLVDVAAAGVNFADVMQRRGHYHGGPEPRYVPGMEAAGTVAAVGEGVDREVGERVVAMVDGGGYAEYVTASALGLFDVPESMSFAEAAGFPVQFLTAYHCLHGWGELEPEESVLVHAAAGGVGTAAVQLASIHGAEVFGTASTQEKLDLAERLGCDHPINYTKTSFGEVTDELTDGEGLDLVLDGVGGETFRESVDALSHFGRIVAYGAASGEPGTVDTATLLFGNKSVEGFHLGRAMERDPERIYEAVPELSEMLRNGDLEVVVGQTFDLEDAADAHAALENRGTTGKVVLEP; this is encoded by the coding sequence ATGAAGGGAGTCGAAGTTACCGAGTTCGGCGACGCGGACGTTCTCGACGTCGTAGAGCACGACCAGCCAGAGCCAGGCCCCGGCGAAGTGCTCGTCGACGTGGCGGCCGCCGGCGTCAACTTCGCGGACGTGATGCAGCGCCGCGGCCACTACCACGGCGGCCCCGAACCACGCTACGTACCGGGGATGGAGGCCGCAGGGACCGTCGCCGCCGTCGGCGAGGGCGTGGACCGGGAGGTCGGCGAGCGCGTCGTCGCGATGGTGGACGGCGGCGGGTACGCCGAGTACGTCACCGCGTCCGCGCTTGGTTTGTTCGACGTGCCGGAGTCGATGTCGTTCGCGGAGGCCGCAGGGTTCCCCGTCCAGTTCCTCACCGCGTACCACTGCCTCCACGGATGGGGCGAACTGGAACCGGAGGAGTCCGTGCTCGTGCACGCCGCGGCGGGCGGCGTCGGCACCGCCGCCGTCCAGCTTGCGAGCATCCACGGAGCAGAGGTGTTCGGCACCGCGAGCACGCAGGAGAAACTCGACCTCGCGGAGCGCCTGGGCTGTGACCACCCCATCAACTACACGAAGACGAGTTTCGGGGAGGTGACGGACGAACTCACGGACGGTGAGGGACTCGACCTCGTGCTCGACGGCGTCGGCGGCGAGACGTTCCGGGAGAGCGTGGACGCGCTCTCCCACTTCGGTCGAATCGTCGCGTACGGCGCGGCTTCGGGCGAACCCGGCACTGTCGACACCGCGACACTGCTCTTCGGAAACAAGTCCGTGGAGGGATTCCACCTCGGACGCGCGATGGAGCGCGACCCGGAGCGGATCTACGAGGCGGTCCCGGAACTCTCCGAAATGCTCCGGAATGGTGACCTCGAAGTCGTCGTCGGGCAGACCTTCGACCTGGAGGACGCTGCCGACGCTCACGCCGCACTCGAGAACCGCGGAACCACCGGGAAAGTCGTCCTCGAACCCTGA
- a CDS encoding TIGR04024 family LLM class F420-dependent oxidoreductase yields the protein MTDRTIHLPVAAQDSLDDVLDIGTTAERLGYHRAWFPETWGRDAVTTLAALADRTDDLGIGTSIVNTYSRSPALVGQTAATLQEHSDGRFRLGMGPSGPAVVEGWHGESFERPLRRTREYVEIVRAVLAGEQVDYDGDLVQTRGFRLRQTPPDPAPGIDVTGMGPKAVELAGRFADGWHALMFTKDGIRDRLDDLQRGAELGDRDSSDVRTTLVLPCCALPDGDAARDLARQHLAFYVGGMGTFYRNALARQGHEDAANAIHDAWQAEDHERAMAAVSDDLLDSLAAVGTPEQAREQFEEFAAVDGVDAVAVSFPRAAEREVIDATMDALAPE from the coding sequence GTGACCGACCGAACCATCCATCTCCCGGTCGCCGCCCAGGACAGCCTCGACGACGTCCTCGACATCGGGACCACCGCGGAACGCCTCGGCTACCACCGCGCGTGGTTCCCCGAGACGTGGGGTCGCGACGCCGTCACGACGCTCGCGGCACTCGCAGACCGCACCGACGACCTCGGTATCGGCACGAGCATCGTGAACACGTACTCGCGGAGTCCCGCGCTCGTCGGGCAGACTGCGGCCACGCTCCAGGAGCACTCGGACGGCCGGTTCCGCCTCGGGATGGGACCGAGCGGCCCCGCGGTCGTGGAGGGCTGGCACGGCGAGTCCTTCGAGCGACCGCTCCGGCGAACGCGCGAGTACGTCGAAATCGTCCGCGCGGTGCTCGCCGGCGAGCAAGTGGACTACGACGGCGACCTGGTCCAGACGCGTGGCTTCCGACTCCGGCAGACGCCGCCGGACCCCGCGCCCGGGATCGACGTGACCGGAATGGGGCCGAAGGCGGTCGAACTCGCCGGGCGATTCGCGGACGGGTGGCACGCGCTCATGTTCACGAAGGACGGTATCCGCGACCGCCTGGACGACCTCCAGCGCGGCGCGGAACTCGGCGACCGCGACTCCAGTGACGTTCGAACGACGCTCGTGTTGCCGTGCTGTGCGCTGCCGGACGGCGACGCCGCGCGTGACCTCGCGCGCCAGCACCTCGCGTTCTACGTCGGCGGGATGGGCACCTTCTACCGGAATGCACTCGCCCGCCAGGGCCACGAGGACGCCGCGAACGCCATCCACGACGCGTGGCAGGCCGAGGACCACGAGCGCGCGATGGCCGCTGTCAGCGACGACCTGCTCGACTCGCTCGCCGCGGTCGGCACGCCCGAGCAAGCGAGAGAGCAGTTCGAGGAGTTCGCCGCTGTCGACGGCGTGGACGCCGTCGCCGTGTCGTTCCCGCGCGCCGCCGAACGCGAGGTCATCGACGCGACGATGGACGCGCTGGCTCCCGAGTAG
- a CDS encoding SDR family NAD(P)-dependent oxidoreductase codes for MSDRFAVSGTAIVTGASSGIGRAIAERFAADGADVVVCSREQDNVDPVAAGIRDDGGSALAVECDVTDRDAVEALVEATVETFGGVDALVNNAGASFVAGFDDISPNGWQTIVDVNLTGTYHCTQAAADHLKDGGGTVVNIASVAGKEGAPYMSHYAAAKAGVATLSRTLAMEWADEGVRVNCIAPGFVATPGLESQMGVSSEDVDRDDVDRRIGVSEEIADVARFLASPASSFVVGETVTAGGVPRGEEVPSQ; via the coding sequence ATGAGTGACCGATTCGCCGTCTCGGGGACGGCCATCGTCACGGGCGCGTCGAGCGGTATCGGGAGGGCAATCGCCGAGCGGTTCGCCGCCGACGGCGCGGACGTGGTGGTCTGCTCGCGCGAGCAGGACAACGTCGACCCCGTCGCGGCGGGCATCCGCGACGACGGCGGAAGCGCGCTCGCCGTCGAGTGCGACGTCACCGACCGGGACGCCGTCGAGGCGCTCGTCGAAGCCACCGTGGAGACGTTCGGCGGCGTCGACGCGCTCGTGAACAACGCGGGCGCGAGTTTCGTCGCTGGCTTCGACGACATCTCGCCGAACGGCTGGCAGACCATCGTGGACGTGAACCTCACCGGAACGTACCACTGCACGCAGGCGGCCGCCGACCATCTCAAAGACGGCGGCGGGACCGTCGTCAACATCGCGTCCGTCGCCGGGAAGGAGGGAGCGCCCTACATGAGCCACTACGCCGCCGCGAAGGCGGGTGTCGCGACGCTCTCCCGGACACTGGCGATGGAGTGGGCGGACGAGGGGGTGCGCGTGAACTGCATCGCGCCCGGATTCGTCGCGACGCCCGGCCTCGAATCCCAGATGGGCGTCTCGTCCGAGGACGTGGACCGCGACGACGTGGACCGGCGAATCGGCGTGAGTGAGGAGATAGCGGACGTCGCGCGATTCCTCGCCAGTCCCGCGTCCTCGTTCGTCGTCGGCGAGACGGTGACCGCTGGCGGCGTTCCGCGTGGCGAGGAGGTGCCGTCACAGTGA
- a CDS encoding glycosyltransferase family 4 protein yields MDLMAKGGGEAVCMNVLEALSGEYDVTLITLTEPDFEELDAYFDTNVGGVDVRLAGVLAPQLHDHYGLQYYILQNALLGRYARRNRHEFDLLVSTINELGLGPNAVQYVHFPFDWSVNLDNREDIFHPTVEDGGPYEQLCTAVGNVDATDLRSNAVLANSEWTADAIENAYGFEPQVVYPPVDTAAFREVPWDQREPGFVALNRIERSKRILELIRIVDGVRNRGHGVHLHVVGPTIDEEYRTEVDALADERDYITIEGEVSRDRLVELVSTHRYGIHGKEHEHFGMSVAELAAGGTIPFIPSAGGQRVIVNGHEELLYDSVDDAVTKIDRVLSDPALESDLRISRDAIERRFGRDRFHREIRNIVSERLPATPTPVPAAADGSGDVRRE; encoded by the coding sequence ATGGACTTGATGGCGAAGGGAGGGGGCGAAGCCGTCTGTATGAACGTCCTCGAAGCGCTGAGCGGAGAATACGACGTGACGCTCATCACGCTCACGGAGCCGGATTTCGAGGAACTCGACGCCTACTTCGACACGAACGTCGGCGGCGTCGACGTTCGGCTTGCCGGCGTGCTCGCACCGCAACTACACGACCACTACGGCCTCCAGTACTACATCCTCCAGAACGCACTCCTCGGCCGGTACGCGCGACGCAACCGCCACGAGTTCGACCTCCTCGTCAGCACCATCAACGAACTCGGACTCGGGCCGAACGCCGTCCAGTACGTCCACTTCCCGTTCGATTGGTCGGTGAACCTGGACAACCGCGAGGACATCTTCCACCCCACCGTCGAAGACGGCGGCCCGTACGAACAGCTCTGTACCGCCGTCGGAAACGTCGACGCTACCGACCTCCGCTCGAATGCGGTGCTCGCGAACTCCGAGTGGACGGCGGACGCCATCGAGAACGCCTACGGCTTCGAACCACAGGTCGTCTATCCGCCCGTCGACACGGCGGCGTTCCGCGAGGTGCCGTGGGACCAACGCGAACCCGGATTCGTGGCGCTGAACCGAATCGAGCGGAGCAAACGAATCCTCGAGCTGATTCGAATCGTCGACGGCGTCCGCAATCGCGGCCACGGCGTCCACCTGCACGTCGTCGGCCCGACCATCGACGAGGAGTACCGCACCGAGGTTGACGCGCTCGCCGACGAACGCGACTACATAACGATAGAAGGAGAGGTATCCCGCGACCGCCTCGTAGAACTGGTCTCCACGCACCGCTACGGCATCCACGGGAAGGAACACGAGCACTTCGGGATGAGCGTCGCGGAGCTCGCAGCGGGCGGCACCATCCCGTTCATCCCCTCGGCGGGCGGACAACGCGTCATCGTGAACGGCCACGAGGAACTACTGTACGACTCCGTCGACGACGCCGTGACGAAGATCGACCGCGTGCTGTCCGACCCGGCGCTCGAATCGGACCTCCGAATCAGCCGCGACGCCATCGAGCGGCGGTTCGGTCGGGATCGATTCCACCGCGAGATACGGAACATCGTTTCGGAGCGTCTCCCGGCGACGCCCACTCCGGTTCCCGCTGCGGCGGACGGGTCGGGCGACGTTAGACGGGAGTGA
- a CDS encoding glycosyltransferase family 4 protein has product MHVLVAAHDLYPDAGSGGTGRYVYETGRRLVERGHRVTVVTRRRGSEPTRGSVAGMNVYRYDVRVADQSWPTVVRQLPNAARAVASAVESAGRPDVFSVQGHVIGLLCDRVVPDDVRRVPTFHSPWSVEYRLRTRNADRSPVRRRLNAELRRGLERRLLARSDQVVTLSAFMRERLRETQPRLDVSVDVVPGGVDAERFSPDARPHPAMDASGTRFLTVRRLSPRMGHALLLEAFARATDGPDDGESPHLYVAGDGPLRELLERRAHDLGLGDCVTFLGYIPDADLPGAYAAADAFVLPTTELEGFGLATLEALAAGTPVLGTAVGGTVELLSGLRDRSAMPSPVLVSPERDALAAGLREWMAADADALAAAGCAAREYVCEQYPWSRTVDALVGAYKREAPGTPITPV; this is encoded by the coding sequence GTGCACGTCCTCGTCGCGGCACACGACCTCTACCCCGACGCCGGTTCGGGGGGAACCGGACGGTACGTCTACGAGACGGGTCGCCGACTCGTCGAGCGCGGCCACCGCGTCACCGTCGTCACGCGCCGACGTGGAAGCGAGCCGACCCGCGGGAGCGTCGCCGGAATGAACGTCTATCGCTACGACGTTCGCGTCGCCGACCAGTCCTGGCCGACTGTCGTCCGCCAACTGCCGAACGCGGCACGAGCCGTCGCGTCCGCCGTCGAATCCGCGGGTCGCCCGGACGTATTCAGCGTCCAGGGACACGTCATCGGCCTGCTCTGTGACCGCGTCGTCCCCGACGACGTGCGCCGCGTTCCGACGTTCCACAGTCCGTGGTCCGTCGAGTACCGACTCCGAACCCGGAACGCCGACCGCTCGCCGGTTCGCCGGCGCCTCAACGCCGAACTCCGCCGAGGCCTCGAACGCCGACTGCTCGCTCGCTCGGACCAGGTGGTGACGCTCAGTGCGTTCATGCGGGAGCGCCTCCGCGAGACGCAGCCCCGACTGGACGTTTCCGTCGACGTCGTTCCCGGCGGCGTCGACGCCGAGCGGTTCTCGCCGGACGCCCGACCGCATCCCGCGATGGACGCCTCCGGAACGCGATTCCTCACCGTTCGCCGTCTCTCCCCGCGGATGGGTCACGCGCTCCTGCTCGAAGCCTTCGCCCGAGCGACCGACGGTCCGGACGATGGCGAATCCCCACACCTGTACGTCGCTGGCGACGGGCCGCTCCGCGAATTGCTCGAACGCCGCGCGCACGACCTCGGTCTCGGGGACTGCGTGACGTTTCTCGGCTACATTCCGGACGCGGACCTCCCGGGCGCGTACGCCGCCGCCGACGCGTTCGTCCTGCCGACGACCGAACTCGAGGGGTTCGGCCTCGCCACCCTCGAAGCGCTCGCCGCCGGGACGCCCGTGCTCGGCACCGCCGTCGGTGGAACGGTCGAACTGCTCTCGGGGCTGCGCGACCGCTCGGCGATGCCATCACCCGTACTCGTTTCTCCGGAGCGGGACGCGCTCGCTGCTGGACTCCGCGAGTGGATGGCCGCCGACGCCGACGCGCTTGCCGCTGCCGGGTGCGCCGCTCGCGAGTACGTCTGCGAGCAGTACCCCTGGTCGCGGACCGTCGACGCCCTCGTCGGAGCGTACAAGCGAGAAGCACCTGGAACTCCCATCACTCCCGTCTAA
- a CDS encoding mycofactocin-coupled SDR family oxidoreductase → MVTYDFDGKTVLVTGAARGQGRSHAVRFAEHGADVVVTDVCETKHGSRYELSDESDLADTVDAVEDAGGDALGLRMDVTDEAEVEGAVEHAIDEFGHIDVLANNAGIAPVGGLMDLDEETWNGTLDVVLKGVWLCSKHVGKHMIERGEGGRIVNTSSTAGLVASPGLGHYTAAKHGVIGLTKALATELAEYGITVNAVCPTAVDTPMTGGIVETIDEDLGELAEQSGTDNLFEDILQPEDVSNAFLWLSSEDAQFVTGIALPVDAGATAL, encoded by the coding sequence ATGGTTACGTACGATTTCGACGGCAAGACTGTACTCGTCACGGGGGCCGCCCGCGGACAGGGACGTTCTCACGCCGTGCGGTTCGCCGAGCACGGTGCAGACGTGGTCGTGACAGACGTGTGCGAAACGAAACACGGGTCGCGATACGAGTTGTCAGACGAGAGTGACCTCGCGGACACCGTCGACGCCGTGGAGGACGCTGGCGGCGACGCGCTCGGCCTGCGGATGGACGTCACCGACGAGGCGGAAGTGGAGGGCGCCGTCGAGCACGCCATCGACGAGTTCGGGCACATCGACGTTCTCGCCAACAACGCCGGCATCGCTCCGGTTGGCGGCCTGATGGACCTCGACGAGGAGACGTGGAACGGTACGCTCGACGTGGTCCTGAAGGGCGTGTGGCTCTGTTCGAAGCACGTCGGCAAGCACATGATCGAGCGCGGCGAGGGCGGTCGCATCGTCAACACGTCCTCCACCGCCGGCCTCGTCGCGTCGCCCGGACTCGGCCACTACACCGCCGCGAAACACGGCGTCATCGGACTGACGAAAGCGCTCGCCACCGAACTCGCGGAGTACGGCATCACCGTCAACGCGGTGTGCCCGACCGCCGTCGACACGCCGATGACCGGCGGCATCGTCGAGACCATCGACGAGGACCTCGGCGAACTGGCCGAGCAGTCCGGCACGGACAACCTCTTCGAGGACATCCTCCAGCCAGAGGACGTGAGCAACGCGTTCCTCTGGCTGTCGAGCGAGGACGCGCAGTTCGTCACCGGCATCGCGCTCCCCGTCGACGCCGGCGCGACCGCGCTCTGA
- a CDS encoding long-chain-fatty-acid--CoA ligase, with amino-acid sequence MTNLVTNVESVVEDQPDEPAVVYEDHEFSYAELWTQTGRFAAALRDHGVEPGDAVAVYLPNLPQFVAAFHGTLRAGGVVIPMNPQYKSREISHLLGDSEASVVVALADLVPFVEEVREDTNVEEVITVGGEADTGTPFQEFLAGGADAGDDSVAERADDDVAVQPYTSGTTGKPKGVELTHENLASNARQSIDILEGGIGPGDRMLGVLPLFHIYGMTVTMNGTLFGGGAYYPLPSWDAQQALSLVEDAELTLMHAVPAMYNDIVNQPNAGEFDLSSLRLCGVGGSGIPVEVLRKFEEIYPVNIYEGYGLTETSPITHFNSPKWGRRVGSIGKPLEGVHARIVTGDFEEVGPVEEGPVDEDEVDIDDVTGELVVSGPNVMRGYAGLPDANQEAFTERDGRRWFHTGDLGYHDEDGYFYVVDRKKHMINTAGYNVYPREVEELLFEHEAVADVAVVGIPDDRRGETVKAYVVKAPDADVTADELRQFCLDRLAEYKHPREIEFVEELPRTTTGKVQKFELVGEQ; translated from the coding sequence ATGACCAATCTCGTTACCAACGTCGAATCCGTCGTCGAGGACCAGCCCGACGAACCGGCCGTGGTGTACGAGGACCACGAGTTCTCCTACGCGGAACTGTGGACCCAGACCGGCCGGTTCGCCGCGGCGCTCCGCGACCACGGCGTCGAACCGGGGGACGCCGTCGCCGTCTACCTGCCGAATCTCCCGCAGTTCGTCGCCGCGTTCCACGGCACACTGCGCGCGGGCGGCGTCGTGATTCCGATGAACCCCCAGTACAAGAGCCGTGAGATCAGCCACCTGCTCGGGGACAGCGAGGCCAGCGTCGTCGTCGCACTCGCCGACCTCGTCCCGTTCGTCGAGGAGGTACGCGAGGACACGAACGTCGAGGAGGTAATCACCGTCGGCGGCGAGGCCGACACCGGAACACCGTTCCAGGAGTTCCTCGCCGGCGGCGCGGATGCAGGCGACGACTCGGTGGCCGAGCGCGCGGACGACGACGTCGCGGTCCAGCCGTACACGTCCGGCACCACAGGGAAGCCAAAGGGCGTGGAACTCACCCATGAGAACCTGGCGTCGAACGCCCGACAGTCCATCGACATCCTCGAGGGCGGCATCGGACCCGGCGACCGCATGCTCGGCGTGCTCCCGCTGTTCCACATCTACGGGATGACGGTCACGATGAACGGCACGCTGTTCGGCGGTGGCGCGTACTACCCGCTGCCGTCCTGGGACGCCCAGCAGGCCCTCTCGCTCGTCGAGGACGCCGAACTCACGTTGATGCACGCCGTCCCCGCGATGTACAACGACATCGTGAACCAGCCGAACGCCGGCGAATTCGACCTCTCGTCGCTGCGCCTCTGTGGGGTCGGCGGGTCAGGCATCCCGGTCGAGGTGCTCCGGAAGTTCGAGGAGATCTACCCCGTGAATATCTACGAAGGGTACGGGCTCACGGAGACCAGCCCCATCACGCACTTCAACAGCCCGAAGTGGGGGCGACGGGTCGGATCCATCGGCAAACCCCTGGAGGGCGTCCACGCCCGCATCGTCACCGGGGACTTCGAGGAGGTTGGCCCGGTCGAGGAAGGGCCAGTGGACGAAGACGAAGTGGACATCGACGACGTCACGGGCGAACTCGTGGTCTCAGGCCCGAACGTGATGCGTGGATACGCCGGCCTCCCGGACGCCAACCAGGAGGCGTTCACGGAGCGGGACGGCCGGCGCTGGTTCCACACCGGAGACCTCGGCTACCACGACGAGGACGGCTACTTCTACGTCGTCGACCGGAAGAAACACATGATCAACACCGCGGGCTACAACGTCTACCCGCGCGAGGTCGAGGAGTTGCTGTTCGAGCACGAGGCTGTCGCGGACGTCGCCGTCGTCGGCATCCCGGACGACCGCCGCGGCGAGACGGTCAAGGCGTACGTCGTGAAGGCGCCCGACGCGGACGTCACCGCCGACGAACTCCGCCAGTTCTGCCTCGACCGCCTCGCGGAGTACAAACACCCTCGGGAGATCGAGTTCGTGGAGGAACTGCCGCGTACGACCACCGGGAAGGTCCAGAAGTTCGAACTCGTCGGCGAGCAGTAA
- a CDS encoding PaaI family thioesterase, whose translation MAEFDADTARAFIQSYIDDHGFLAFLDMQVEEIEAGRMVLRVPYDEKLTNHGPGQGNVHGGIAASLIDTAGGLAVRTALDDPVQSGVATIDLNVSYLRPARGDLVAEADVVRVGSTVGVATVTVESDPGDGDVEEVAVGRGSFRVFDSDE comes from the coding sequence ATGGCGGAGTTCGACGCGGACACCGCGCGGGCGTTCATCCAGTCGTACATCGACGACCACGGTTTTCTCGCGTTCCTCGACATGCAAGTCGAGGAGATCGAGGCCGGCCGGATGGTGCTCCGGGTGCCCTACGACGAGAAGTTGACCAACCACGGCCCCGGACAGGGGAACGTCCACGGCGGTATCGCCGCATCACTCATCGACACCGCCGGCGGCCTCGCGGTGCGCACCGCACTCGACGACCCGGTGCAGTCGGGGGTGGCGACCATCGACTTGAACGTCTCGTATCTACGGCCGGCGCGCGGCGACCTGGTTGCGGAGGCGGACGTGGTGCGCGTCGGCTCTACCGTCGGCGTCGCGACGGTCACGGTCGAGTCCGACCCCGGGGACGGCGACGTCGAGGAGGTCGCAGTCGGCCGCGGGTCGTTCCGCGTGTTCGACTCCGACGAGTAG
- the sod gene encoding superoxide dismutase — translation MTDHELPPLPYDYDALEPHISEQVLTWHHDTHHQGYVNGLNSAEETLAENRSNGEFGSSGSAIRNVTHNGCGHYLHTMFWENMSPEGGDEPSGDLADRIEEDFGSYEGWKGEFEAAAKNASGWALLVYDPVSKQLRNLVVDKHDQGALWGSHPILALDVWEHSYYYDYGPDRGDFISNFFEVVDWDDVAENYQDVASTYE, via the coding sequence ATGACTGACCACGAACTTCCACCACTGCCGTACGACTACGACGCACTCGAACCGCACATCTCAGAGCAGGTGCTCACGTGGCATCACGACACCCACCATCAGGGCTACGTGAACGGCCTCAACAGCGCCGAGGAGACGCTCGCCGAGAACCGCTCGAACGGCGAGTTCGGTTCCTCCGGGAGCGCCATCCGCAACGTCACCCACAACGGCTGTGGGCACTACCTCCACACGATGTTCTGGGAGAACATGAGTCCGGAGGGCGGCGACGAGCCGTCTGGTGACCTCGCGGACCGCATCGAGGAGGACTTCGGCTCCTACGAGGGCTGGAAGGGCGAGTTCGAGGCCGCCGCGAAGAACGCCTCCGGCTGGGCGCTCCTCGTCTACGACCCGGTCTCCAAGCAGCTCCGGAACCTCGTCGTGGACAAGCACGACCAGGGCGCGCTCTGGGGCAGCCACCCGATTCTCGCGCTCGACGTCTGGGAGCACTCCTACTACTACGACTACGGCCCCGACCGCGGCGACTTCATCAGCAACTTCTTCGAGGTCGTCGACTGGGACGACGTCGCGGAGAACTACCAGGACGTCGCGAGCACGTACGAGTAG
- a CDS encoding DUF7522 family protein, producing the protein MTAHDTTPTSDLDGGKAALVRTLVDAVDGNLRDVWVLDQRTQEALYLRDDVESRISDVDVEQHLDNERYGFVTRETYNNLHYSEFRYTHRGFDTWELFRTFLVDDDTKVGVVVGLDTNGKQYDFNELTDDIWAHAEEHGVEAFAPEPAE; encoded by the coding sequence ATGACAGCGCACGATACGACGCCGACGTCGGACCTCGACGGTGGGAAGGCCGCTCTCGTTCGAACGCTCGTGGACGCCGTCGACGGGAATCTGCGGGACGTCTGGGTGCTCGATCAACGGACCCAGGAAGCGCTGTATCTGCGCGACGACGTCGAGTCCCGTATCTCGGACGTCGACGTCGAACAGCACCTCGACAACGAACGGTACGGGTTTGTCACGCGAGAGACGTACAACAACCTCCACTACTCGGAGTTCCGGTACACGCACCGCGGGTTCGACACGTGGGAGTTGTTCCGGACGTTCCTCGTGGACGACGACACCAAAGTCGGCGTCGTCGTCGGCCTCGACACGAACGGCAAGCAGTACGACTTCAACGAACTCACCGACGACATCTGGGCGCACGCCGAGGAACACGGCGTCGAGGCGTTCGCACCGGAACCCGCCGAGTGA
- a CDS encoding DUF5827 family protein — protein MPAPKSEFEELHPCDFYTPEELFDADEMYTVYEIARLLQGLDADADIEPETENVLLDWAIPWVVENADDLVVAEPRNDDEPGYYGRKE, from the coding sequence ATGCCCGCGCCCAAATCCGAGTTCGAGGAACTCCACCCGTGTGACTTCTACACGCCCGAGGAACTGTTCGACGCCGACGAGATGTACACCGTCTACGAGATCGCGCGCCTCCTTCAGGGCCTCGACGCCGACGCCGACATCGAACCCGAGACCGAGAACGTGTTACTCGACTGGGCGATTCCGTGGGTCGTCGAGAACGCCGACGATCTGGTCGTCGCGGAACCCCGGAACGACGACGAACCCGGCTACTACGGCCGGAAGGAGTAG